One Brassica napus cultivar Da-Ae chromosome C4, Da-Ae, whole genome shotgun sequence genomic region harbors:
- the LOC111205653 gene encoding uncharacterized protein LOC111205653 has product MSVSTWPDISHLSISTPELVNALRQMGQQVKWPPKMKAPDSLRNPELWCDFHRDHGHKTEDCIALRIEVNELLQKGHLREFLSEKANAHLSKETAGKSKGAAPASPPRQDRVIHVISGGSEVSGESHTAAKKSTCNAKHGLKTTQPKRLLLGTDEISFTTKEQEKILTPHHDALVFSLTVANCLVKRILVDNNSSSNIIFQTAYQDLGLEESPLTRKVTPLIGFSGEVKQTAGEVILPVYAEGVNMSTKFLVKDCQSTYNMILGRPWIHDMGAVPSTLHQMVKFPTPGGIIIIRGDQENSQSCYQTTLKGKTKVL; this is encoded by the coding sequence aTGTCGGTATCTACCTGGCCCGATATATCCCATCTCTCAATATCAACACCAGAGCTAGTCAACGCACTGAGACAGATGGGCCAACAGGTTAAGTGGCCTCCAAAGATGAAAGCACCTGACTCGTTGCGGAACCCGGAACTTTGGTGCGACTTCCATCGCGATCATGGCCACAAAACTGAAGACTGCATCGCCCTGAGGATCGAGGTCAACGAACTACTCCAAAAGGGGCATCTCCGAGAATTCCTCTCAGAGAAAGCCAATGCCCACCTCAGCAAAGAGACAGCAGGGAAATCCAAAGGAGCTGCACCAGCCTCACCACCTCGCCAAGATCGGGTGATCCATGTCATATCCGGAGGCTCAGAAGTAAGCGGAGAAAGCCACACAGCCGCAAAGAAAAGCACCTGTAACGCTAAGCATGGTCTGAAAACGACCCAACCGAAGCGCCTACTTCTAGGAACCGACGAGATAAGCTTCACAACTAAGGAGCAAGAGAAGATCCTAACTCCCCACCATGATGCTCTAGTTTTCTCTCTCACCGTAGCAAACTGCTTGGTGAAAAGAATACTAGTAGACAACAACAGCTCCAGCAACATTATCTTCCAGACGGCGTACCAAGATCTAGGGCTGGAGGAGAGCCCCCTGACGCGCAAGGTAACCCCACTCATCGGGTTCAGCGGCGAGGTCAAGCAAACCGCCGGAGAGGTTATCCTCCCAGTATACGCTGAAGGGGTCAACATGTCTACCAAATTCCTAGTCAAAGATTGCCAATCGACATATAACATGATCTTGGGACGACCCTGGATTCATGACATGGGAGCAGTCCCTTCAACCCTTCATCAGATGGTGAAGTTCCCTACACCCGGGGGCATCATAATAATTAGGGGAGACCAGGAGAACTCCCAATCCTGCTACCAGACCACCCTGAAGGGGaagaccaaggtcttatag